A window of Thermosynechococcus sp. NK55a contains these coding sequences:
- a CDS encoding hybrid sensor histidine kinase/response regulator gives MTLDATELDAITQEARHCFLYEDAPEYLLLLEQWAEEVISNPERHYTAEDYNRLMRAAHSLKGGAGIAQLSELQVLSHRLEDVLEALKEGRLGDRPRAHHLLVQGIEQAQELLAAAKQNHSLTPTPPYQALLAALTELLSTVSALPSPPTAAPPDLRTALTQTLEESLQILEASATDAERETALAHLIATAHTLGKQYALPWLQQLAAELPKLAADLPLGELVPAIVAECRQLQQAELVKLLPPEPTPTPPAETTPPQDSYLRIPVSRLDRLGNTVSELLIGQERFTLYQQQFLRANRELKHRLEQFRPIRDQVQTVYDRLATPLGGRGRPTNGHNDFDDVDDVDDFDALQFDHYTELHTALQDFQELLVRIQETGADIDLLNRDLQEALDLNRQHLNSLYAELTNSRLVPFRQLAEKFVTAVQALGDRHHKPVQLVIEGGDTLVDQVILQQLKAPLTHLVRNAFDHGLEPPAQRQQLGKSPTGTIWLRARLRGNAVEIQVADDGRGIDLQRVSQKAMELQLCSAEKVPHLSREQILEFLFVPGFSTAKEVSDLSGRGVGLDVVREQVQRSRGRLQITTEPQQGTTFTLTLPLTLSLLPMVLCQVGELTLAIPDLSIREVIALKEYTDIRHPSPTIDWQGQSIPLCPLHQLLPYHRPLSAPTQPLGVGVVVDVAGQAVALAVNYLIAERELVVKPFDQTVPVPPYVMGCTVLGSGEVVPVLAPDNFTVLLRPMAVPASPIMARPQQRTIPQVLIVDDSITVRRLLDRVLRQAGYDVVQCRDGKEALDFLLGQGDQVSLVITDIEMPRLDGYGLLEAIRLSTPLHHLPVAMLTSRGGDTHRQKAFQLGANDYITKPFQPQGLLQKVTQLLAGRQAAAVTPSG, from the coding sequence ATGACCCTTGATGCGACTGAGCTTGATGCAATTACCCAAGAAGCGCGCCATTGCTTCCTCTACGAGGATGCCCCGGAGTATTTACTGCTCCTCGAACAATGGGCAGAGGAGGTGATCAGCAATCCCGAGCGTCACTATACGGCTGAGGATTACAACAGGTTGATGCGGGCGGCGCATTCCCTCAAAGGGGGGGCTGGGATTGCCCAACTGAGTGAGCTACAGGTCTTGAGTCATCGCCTAGAGGATGTTCTGGAAGCCCTCAAGGAGGGTCGCCTGGGCGATCGCCCCCGTGCTCATCATCTTCTAGTTCAAGGCATTGAGCAAGCCCAAGAACTCTTGGCCGCCGCCAAACAGAATCATTCCTTAACACCAACACCCCCCTATCAAGCCCTTCTTGCAGCCCTCACGGAACTCCTCAGCACCGTCTCAGCCCTCCCCTCGCCCCCCACTGCAGCTCCCCCCGATCTGCGCACCGCCTTGACCCAGACCCTTGAGGAGTCCTTGCAGATCCTAGAGGCCAGTGCCACGGATGCAGAGCGGGAGACGGCCTTGGCTCACCTAATTGCCACTGCCCACACCTTAGGGAAACAGTACGCACTGCCTTGGTTGCAGCAACTGGCCGCCGAATTACCGAAGTTAGCAGCGGATTTGCCCCTTGGGGAATTAGTGCCCGCCATTGTCGCTGAGTGTCGTCAATTGCAGCAGGCAGAACTGGTCAAGTTACTGCCGCCTGAACCGACCCCTACCCCGCCTGCGGAAACAACTCCCCCCCAAGACAGCTATCTGCGCATTCCCGTCAGCCGGCTGGATCGCCTCGGTAACACTGTCAGCGAATTGCTCATTGGCCAAGAACGCTTCACCCTCTATCAACAGCAGTTTTTGCGGGCCAATCGCGAACTTAAGCACCGCCTTGAGCAATTTCGGCCCATTCGCGATCAGGTGCAGACTGTTTACGATCGCTTGGCCACCCCCCTTGGCGGTCGAGGTCGGCCAACGAATGGCCACAATGACTTTGATGACGTTGATGACGTTGATGACTTTGATGCCCTGCAATTTGACCACTACACAGAACTGCACACCGCCCTCCAAGATTTTCAAGAATTGCTGGTGCGGATTCAGGAGACAGGCGCCGATATTGATCTGCTCAACCGCGATCTCCAAGAAGCCCTGGATCTCAACCGCCAGCACTTAAATAGTCTCTACGCTGAACTGACGAATTCTCGCTTAGTGCCCTTTCGCCAACTGGCAGAAAAGTTTGTGACCGCTGTGCAAGCCTTGGGCGATCGCCACCATAAACCGGTTCAACTGGTGATTGAGGGGGGCGATACCCTTGTCGATCAAGTGATTTTGCAGCAACTCAAGGCACCCCTGACCCATCTGGTGCGCAACGCCTTTGACCACGGTCTTGAGCCACCCGCACAGCGGCAGCAACTGGGCAAGTCCCCGACGGGAACCATTTGGCTACGGGCGCGACTGCGGGGGAATGCCGTGGAAATTCAGGTGGCCGATGATGGTCGGGGAATAGATCTGCAACGGGTCAGTCAAAAAGCGATGGAACTGCAGCTTTGCTCTGCCGAAAAAGTTCCTCACCTGAGCCGCGAGCAGATTTTGGAATTTCTCTTTGTACCGGGGTTTTCAACCGCCAAGGAGGTGAGTGATCTCTCCGGTCGTGGGGTGGGACTCGATGTGGTGCGTGAGCAAGTCCAGCGATCGCGGGGTCGTCTGCAGATCACCACCGAACCCCAGCAGGGAACGACCTTCACCCTTACCCTCCCCTTGACCCTGAGTCTGCTGCCCATGGTACTGTGTCAAGTCGGGGAGCTCACCTTGGCCATCCCAGACCTGAGTATCCGCGAAGTCATTGCCCTCAAGGAATACACAGATATTCGCCACCCCAGCCCCACCATTGATTGGCAAGGACAATCCATTCCCCTGTGCCCCCTGCATCAATTACTGCCCTATCATCGTCCCCTGAGTGCGCCAACGCAGCCCCTTGGTGTAGGTGTGGTTGTGGATGTGGCCGGTCAGGCGGTGGCTTTGGCGGTGAACTATCTTATTGCCGAGCGGGAGTTAGTGGTCAAGCCCTTTGATCAAACGGTACCCGTGCCCCCCTACGTCATGGGGTGTACGGTTCTGGGAAGCGGTGAAGTGGTGCCGGTTCTGGCTCCCGATAACTTTACGGTGCTGCTTAGGCCCATGGCGGTACCGGCCTCCCCGATCATGGCAAGACCCCAGCAGCGCACGATTCCCCAAGTGCTCATTGTTGATGACTCCATCACCGTGCGACGGCTCCTGGATCGTGTGCTGCGGCAGGCGGGCTACGATGTTGTACAATGCCGCGATGGCAAAGAAGCCTTGGATTTTCTCCTTGGCCAAGGGGATCAAGTCTCCCTTGTGATCACGGATATCGAGATGCCCCGCCTCGATGGTTATGGCTTACTAGAGGCGATTCGTCTTTCGACGCCTTTACACCATTTACCCGTTGCAATGTTAACTTCACGGGGAGGGGATACCCACCGCCAAAAGGCCTTTCAACTGGGTGCCAATGACTACATCACCAAGCCCTTTCAACCCCAAGGGTTACTGCAAAAGGTCACCCAACTGCTCGCAGGTCGCCAGGCTGCTGCGGTGACCCCCAGCGGATAA
- a CDS encoding chemotaxis protein CheW has translation MSAPVLQEYFHVELPQRVNVAIPLGQTAQVLSVEPRDICLVPGVSAALLGISNHRGQLLWMLDLLKLLGVEHAWERSPHQRWTALVMRDTDGSSPRQLACVVSQLRGIIHVSPQQRQPVPQQLQRQVHQYLQGFVRLDRLPILLLNVEAVFEAVAHSAAPAL, from the coding sequence GTGAGTGCCCCAGTCCTTCAGGAATACTTTCATGTGGAACTGCCCCAACGGGTGAATGTGGCCATTCCCCTTGGGCAAACGGCTCAGGTTTTAAGCGTTGAGCCACGGGATATTTGTCTGGTGCCGGGGGTTTCAGCTGCTCTTTTGGGTATTAGTAACCACCGGGGGCAGTTATTGTGGATGCTTGACCTATTGAAATTGCTGGGGGTGGAGCATGCTTGGGAGCGATCGCCCCACCAACGTTGGACGGCACTGGTCATGCGCGATACTGACGGATCTTCGCCGCGTCAACTGGCTTGTGTGGTGAGTCAACTGCGGGGCATTATTCATGTCTCCCCACAGCAGCGGCAACCGGTGCCTCAGCAACTTCAACGGCAGGTGCACCAGTATTTGCAGGGTTTTGTGCGGTTGGATCGCCTGCCAATTTTACTATTGAATGTTGAAGCCGTTTTTGAAGCTGTTGCCCATTCAGCCGCTCCAGCCCTATGA
- a CDS encoding methyl-accepting chemotaxis protein: MTSLANSTPPTSSLSDRYFNAILTQDIPTLRALLEEEPTDHLVQLTLATALEQAGDVTAAKALYQAIAAADQGIFGQSARHALALLQTSPAPPPLPPLPSAPVAATPIPLGRGQIKQLRQGLHTLETWLVQLQQQEWDSPLPAFKDPQLAAIGQGIAVLVAQLQQQQDQIQTLEAQRQGEVQRQRQERMKMQEAVINLLLDIEGAQRGDLTVRAKVDEGEMGSIADAFNATVRSLRQIVVQVQTAANQVQTAAQTTQGAIAGLVAGATQQAADIDRSVEAVETMAASVQAVAQSAQEAAAIAAEGLTAAQLGDATMDTTVESMENIRLSVAETAKKMKRLAESSQEISKIINIISNISEKTNLLAFNASIEAARAGEHGQGFRVVADEVRRLAERVTDSTRDIEQLVTGIQQETAEVLQEMEVSTAQVVKGTQLVSQTKATLQGLARLNQQIDSRLQMISERTASQTATAAEVTQIMQRVAQMAQTTTSAAAAVVDAMESLVALAAELQASVSRFRVDP; the protein is encoded by the coding sequence ATGACCTCCCTTGCCAATTCCACCCCGCCAACCTCATCCCTGAGCGATCGCTACTTTAATGCCATTCTCACTCAGGATATCCCGACCCTGCGGGCCCTCCTTGAGGAAGAACCCACTGATCATTTGGTACAGTTAACCCTAGCCACTGCCCTAGAACAGGCGGGTGATGTCACTGCCGCCAAAGCCCTTTATCAGGCGATCGCCGCAGCAGATCAGGGAATTTTTGGTCAAAGTGCCCGCCATGCCTTGGCACTATTGCAGACAAGCCCTGCGCCTCCCCCGCTCCCCCCACTGCCAAGTGCCCCCGTTGCCGCTACCCCCATTCCCCTAGGACGGGGTCAAATCAAACAGTTGCGGCAGGGGCTGCACACCTTAGAAACATGGCTAGTGCAACTCCAGCAACAGGAGTGGGATAGCCCCTTGCCTGCGTTTAAGGATCCTCAACTCGCCGCCATTGGCCAAGGAATTGCCGTCTTGGTCGCTCAGCTCCAGCAGCAGCAGGATCAGATTCAAACCCTTGAAGCGCAACGTCAAGGGGAAGTACAGCGGCAGCGCCAAGAACGGATGAAAATGCAGGAGGCAGTGATTAACCTATTGCTGGATATTGAGGGAGCCCAGCGGGGAGATCTCACCGTACGCGCCAAGGTGGACGAAGGGGAAATGGGTTCCATTGCCGATGCTTTCAATGCCACAGTGCGTAGTTTGCGTCAAATTGTCGTCCAAGTCCAAACCGCTGCCAACCAAGTCCAAACCGCTGCCCAAACCACCCAGGGGGCGATCGCCGGACTGGTTGCCGGGGCAACCCAGCAAGCTGCCGACATTGATCGCAGTGTGGAAGCGGTCGAAACAATGGCCGCCTCAGTGCAAGCAGTAGCCCAGTCTGCCCAAGAAGCAGCAGCGATCGCCGCAGAGGGGCTGACGGCAGCACAATTGGGGGATGCAACTATGGACACTACCGTAGAGAGCATGGAGAATATCCGCCTCAGCGTGGCCGAGACTGCCAAGAAAATGAAACGCCTCGCTGAATCCTCCCAAGAAATCTCCAAAATCATCAACATCATCTCCAACATCTCTGAGAAAACCAACCTTTTGGCCTTTAATGCTTCGATTGAAGCTGCCCGCGCTGGGGAGCACGGCCAAGGCTTCCGGGTGGTGGCCGATGAGGTGCGCCGCCTGGCCGAGCGAGTCACAGATTCAACACGGGATATTGAACAGTTAGTGACGGGGATTCAGCAGGAGACGGCTGAGGTGCTTCAGGAAATGGAAGTCAGTACAGCGCAAGTGGTCAAGGGCACCCAGTTGGTGAGTCAAACCAAAGCAACGTTACAGGGACTCGCTCGCCTCAACCAGCAGATTGATTCACGACTGCAAATGATTTCTGAGCGCACCGCCTCCCAAACCGCCACGGCTGCAGAAGTGACGCAGATTATGCAGCGGGTTGCCCAGATGGCACAAACAACAACTTCAGCCGCTGCTGCTGTGGTGGATGCCATGGAAAGTCTAGTAGCCCTTGCCGCAGAACTGCAGGCCTCGGTATCGCGGTTCCGTGTGGATCCTTGA
- a CDS encoding response regulator, producing MTASTPTSSSVAPVGNKALAFPARVIQRVIGDRLSGHLIFTDPRDPSIGWNLYVGNGQLHYANSTVGHQERFNYLCQRYCPQLSTTLATDETEYQYLCRLWQQGQLTLPQLRRLLFLFSQEALVHIFAMPQAALQMERVAGLDPLVLCVPIKETLSQLRQAITQAVQVRTYLNSPLQRLVLTTTERVPADLWPMDYGRNIAAALPQLLEQTPVLYEVATQLRREAIATAQLLQPALVNGLVAQHPYTIPTSDTRPIVACIDDSRTIQRNVRLILETCGYRVLGLMKPTHALSALNDTKPDLVLMDISMPEMDGYELCRQLRQTEALKDVPVVMLTGRDGLVDRIRARMAGATEYLTKPFTPQELLSLAERFTRTAAMESHS from the coding sequence ATGACAGCAAGCACACCTACGTCAAGTTCAGTAGCGCCAGTGGGCAACAAAGCATTGGCATTTCCAGCACGGGTGATTCAGAGGGTGATTGGCGATCGCCTCTCCGGTCACTTAATATTTACCGATCCGAGGGACCCCTCCATCGGCTGGAACCTGTATGTGGGCAATGGTCAACTACATTACGCCAATAGCACTGTTGGGCATCAGGAACGCTTCAACTACCTGTGTCAACGCTATTGCCCTCAACTCAGCACCACACTCGCAACCGATGAAACGGAGTATCAGTATCTCTGTCGTCTTTGGCAACAGGGGCAATTGACCCTTCCCCAACTGCGTAGGCTACTCTTTCTCTTTAGTCAAGAAGCGCTGGTTCATATCTTTGCTATGCCCCAAGCCGCGTTGCAGATGGAGCGGGTGGCGGGTCTTGATCCCTTGGTTCTCTGTGTGCCAATCAAGGAAACTCTCAGTCAACTGCGGCAAGCCATTACCCAAGCAGTACAGGTGCGCACCTATTTGAACTCGCCGCTGCAACGACTGGTGCTAACCACAACCGAGCGAGTTCCCGCTGATCTGTGGCCAATGGACTATGGCCGCAATATTGCCGCTGCCTTGCCTCAACTCTTGGAGCAGACCCCCGTACTCTATGAAGTGGCGACTCAGTTGCGCAGGGAGGCGATCGCCACTGCTCAGTTACTGCAACCCGCCTTAGTCAATGGTTTGGTTGCCCAGCATCCCTACACTATCCCCACCAGTGATACTCGCCCCATCGTGGCTTGTATTGACGATAGCCGCACCATTCAGCGCAATGTCCGCCTGATTTTGGAAACCTGTGGTTATCGGGTGCTAGGCTTGATGAAACCAACCCATGCCCTAAGTGCCCTCAATGATACTAAGCCTGACTTAGTCTTGATGGATATCTCAATGCCAGAAATGGATGGCTATGAGCTCTGCCGTCAACTGCGGCAAACAGAAGCCCTTAAGGATGTGCCAGTAGTCATGCTCACAGGGCGCGACGGGCTAGTGGATCGGATTCGAGCACGGATGGCAGGGGCCACGGAGTATTTAACGAAACCCTTTACCCCGCAGGAGTTACTATCGTTAGCGGAGCGATTTACTCGGACTGCAGCAATGGAGAGTCATTCATGA
- a CDS encoding tubulin-like doman-containing protein, whose product MPVQVEEKSIVPTVIVGVGGTGIEVLSRVRRLVEETYGSLKQFPVISFLAIDTDRDYKVSNPLAAGSPLKDNEKHWASVSGKNVQQIIQNLDNYPWIASWFPKELERNITALEAGAGQIRACGRFAFFCNYHAIQQKFQAASDRVKGHESFMQSRYGLRVNNSSLNVFITGSLSGGTGSGMLIDLGYCVRHWLKGQSSPLVTGIVPMPNAFAAISVGDRVLANGYAALMELSYFSDYRTEYVAQFSSSLADEVRYNCPPFDFTYLVGTKNGESEFKLDEIREMIAQNIFLDLTSDFAPHKRSIRDNIKAAWASQDAGGRGYPKNFMSFGLSSIEIPIAQIRASLTYRLCQDVIHWWLNESVQLPPQLLELTQSLLKPMNLLDMDLVLALAAAGDRPYMQEISRWVNDLRHQISRENLLECTQQGLGGMIGAERGKILQFVPWLTEQVDNYRAAHLRELSPDERLHGDFFQRMYDNRNQIIQQARQSLEEEFYRIVEDRNRGPKFAQAFLLQIRQIFLSQREKYDRELQNTWQPNITNRQRQYENALQDINHFSTLFGISKQAKMEEFCQQALEGIEGSFNAIIQAKARVLAKEVMAKLEEWLQGMEARLAKLNQRLLNLRDGFKAMADSQADSADALRINGVKLYDRQELNGLYQDLVERYAGANTGVESTFTIGLNQLCTTTATTVLQEASPLWKETRAANEVMRLLDVAQLADVQESDLAEIIEETVRRTVQNAPEESRLVRDLTACDRLLQLYRNDEGEILSVLRLAYQKSKPLLLLSQAVMSGRDAGFTPSVNTNIAIVGGENTADLAAKKLIPLLKNLVKPNGQSITSEDIKPLGDRERHRIVFVQEMGGFSLRCIEGMPELRQSYQDWRGQMITAKRARLRGENRDLPIPVHLQKDPPFWDVFPENPQLLKLVVTARALSVLKQAENRATREVTIRYARHTAVGLEEVDLAANWEEVTQVLEVLACRPDLEEIQRQVTVILKAAETPQQKQTLYEHLLNYLKQREEELHKAGGRDSLEYKREAAILQEVIQTYQLAQGTSAPSPMPTPAAPEPPLPQTEPTPETTASASSSGLEQLQQLMAMYQQGLLSEAEFQAAKKKLLGL is encoded by the coding sequence ATGCCTGTACAGGTGGAGGAAAAATCAATTGTGCCGACGGTCATTGTGGGGGTGGGTGGCACAGGCATTGAAGTGCTCTCGCGGGTGCGGCGTTTAGTTGAAGAAACCTACGGCAGCCTGAAACAGTTTCCTGTGATTAGCTTCCTGGCCATTGACACCGATCGCGACTACAAAGTCAGCAATCCCCTCGCCGCTGGATCTCCCCTCAAGGACAACGAAAAGCACTGGGCCAGTGTCAGTGGCAAAAACGTGCAGCAAATTATTCAAAACCTCGACAACTACCCCTGGATTGCCTCTTGGTTTCCCAAGGAACTGGAGCGCAACATTACTGCCCTAGAGGCAGGGGCAGGTCAAATCCGTGCCTGTGGTCGTTTTGCCTTCTTTTGCAACTACCATGCGATTCAACAAAAGTTCCAAGCGGCTAGCGATCGCGTCAAAGGTCACGAAAGTTTTATGCAAAGCCGCTACGGCCTCAGGGTCAACAATAGTAGCCTCAATGTCTTTATTACCGGTTCGCTCTCTGGGGGTACGGGTAGCGGCATGCTCATTGACCTCGGCTATTGTGTCCGCCACTGGCTCAAGGGGCAGTCGAGTCCCCTCGTCACGGGAATTGTGCCCATGCCCAATGCTTTTGCTGCTATTAGTGTCGGCGATCGCGTCCTTGCCAATGGCTATGCCGCCCTCATGGAACTCAGCTACTTTTCCGACTACCGCACTGAGTACGTTGCTCAATTTAGCAGTAGCCTGGCCGATGAAGTGCGTTACAACTGCCCTCCCTTTGACTTTACCTACCTCGTGGGCACCAAAAATGGCGAGAGTGAATTCAAGCTGGATGAGATCCGCGAAATGATCGCCCAAAATATCTTTTTGGATCTCACCTCGGACTTTGCTCCCCACAAACGCTCCATTCGGGACAACATTAAGGCGGCTTGGGCGTCTCAGGATGCCGGCGGGCGCGGCTACCCCAAAAACTTCATGAGCTTTGGCCTCTCCAGTATTGAAATTCCCATTGCCCAAATTCGCGCCTCCTTGACCTATCGCCTCTGTCAAGACGTTATTCACTGGTGGCTAAATGAATCGGTGCAATTGCCGCCGCAACTGTTGGAGCTGACCCAGAGCCTCCTGAAACCCATGAACTTGCTGGATATGGATTTGGTGCTGGCCCTGGCGGCAGCCGGCGATCGCCCCTATATGCAGGAAATTTCCCGCTGGGTCAACGATCTGCGCCATCAAATTAGCCGTGAAAACCTCCTTGAATGTACCCAACAGGGGTTGGGGGGTATGATTGGTGCGGAAAGAGGCAAAATTTTGCAATTTGTGCCCTGGCTAACTGAACAGGTGGACAATTACCGAGCTGCCCACTTGCGCGAACTAAGCCCCGATGAGCGCCTCCACGGTGACTTTTTCCAGCGCATGTACGACAACCGCAATCAAATCATCCAGCAGGCTCGCCAAAGTCTTGAGGAGGAGTTCTATCGCATCGTTGAAGATCGCAACCGAGGGCCGAAGTTTGCCCAGGCCTTTCTGCTGCAAATTCGCCAGATTTTTCTTAGCCAAAGGGAAAAGTACGACCGCGAGCTCCAGAACACTTGGCAGCCCAACATCACCAATCGTCAGCGGCAATACGAAAATGCCCTCCAGGACATTAACCACTTCAGTACCCTGTTTGGCATCTCCAAGCAAGCAAAAATGGAGGAATTTTGCCAGCAGGCCCTAGAAGGAATTGAGGGGAGTTTCAATGCCATCATTCAAGCCAAAGCACGGGTACTTGCCAAAGAGGTGATGGCCAAATTGGAGGAGTGGCTACAGGGGATGGAAGCACGTCTTGCCAAGCTCAACCAACGGCTCCTCAATTTACGGGATGGCTTCAAGGCAATGGCCGATAGTCAAGCCGATAGTGCAGATGCCCTGCGGATCAATGGGGTGAAGCTTTACGATCGCCAAGAACTCAACGGCCTCTATCAAGACCTCGTCGAGCGCTATGCCGGTGCCAACACAGGGGTAGAGTCCACATTCACCATTGGCCTCAATCAACTCTGTACCACAACAGCGACAACAGTGTTGCAGGAGGCAAGTCCCCTGTGGAAGGAAACCCGCGCTGCCAATGAGGTGATGCGCCTATTGGATGTAGCGCAACTGGCGGATGTCCAAGAAAGTGACCTGGCTGAGATTATCGAGGAAACAGTACGGCGCACCGTGCAAAATGCTCCGGAAGAAAGCCGCCTTGTGCGGGATCTCACCGCCTGCGATCGCCTGTTACAGCTCTATCGCAACGACGAAGGAGAAATCCTGAGTGTTCTGCGCCTCGCCTACCAAAAGTCTAAGCCCCTGCTACTCCTCTCCCAGGCGGTGATGAGTGGGCGCGATGCCGGCTTTACCCCCTCCGTAAATACGAATATTGCCATTGTGGGGGGTGAAAATACCGCCGATTTGGCTGCCAAAAAGCTCATTCCTCTCCTCAAGAACCTTGTCAAGCCCAACGGCCAGAGTATTACCAGTGAAGACATCAAGCCTTTAGGCGATCGCGAGCGGCATCGCATTGTTTTTGTCCAAGAAATGGGGGGCTTTTCATTGCGCTGTATTGAAGGCATGCCCGAACTGCGCCAGTCCTATCAAGATTGGCGCGGCCAAATGATTACCGCCAAGCGGGCCCGCCTGCGAGGAGAAAACCGCGATTTGCCGATTCCCGTGCATCTACAAAAGGATCCTCCCTTTTGGGATGTGTTTCCGGAAAACCCACAACTTTTGAAACTGGTAGTGACAGCTCGGGCCCTGAGTGTTCTGAAACAGGCGGAAAATCGTGCCACCCGTGAAGTGACAATCCGCTATGCCCGCCATACCGCCGTCGGCCTTGAGGAAGTGGATCTGGCTGCCAACTGGGAAGAGGTGACTCAAGTCCTAGAGGTGCTGGCCTGCCGTCCCGACTTAGAGGAAATTCAGCGCCAAGTGACCGTGATTCTCAAAGCCGCAGAAACCCCCCAGCAAAAGCAAACTCTCTATGAGCATTTACTAAACTACTTGAAGCAACGCGAGGAAGAACTCCACAAAGCGGGAGGACGCGACAGCCTTGAATACAAGCGGGAAGCCGCGATTCTCCAAGAGGTGATCCAAACCTATCAATTGGCTCAAGGAACATCAGCTCCTAGTCCAATGCCAACACCCGCTGCCCCTGAACCGCCCCTGCCCCAAACCGAACCAACACCTGAAACCACTGCTTCAGCAAGTTCCTCGGGGTTAGAGCAACTGCAACAACTGATGGCCATGTATCAGCAGGGTCTGCTCTCAGAGGCAGAGTTCCAAGCTGCGAAGAAAAAACTGCTGGGGCTTTAG
- a CDS encoding response regulator transcription factor, producing the protein MKQVLVVEDCRTEQTMIVSILEKLGHQAHVAETAEKAMEWLATHQPPDLIVLDIVMPGANGFELCREVRANSLLKTVPIIFCSSKDQDFDRFWALRQGGNAYITKPFEPEDLIETINEYLPPLPQ; encoded by the coding sequence ATGAAGCAGGTGCTCGTCGTTGAGGATTGCCGCACAGAGCAAACCATGATTGTCTCAATTTTAGAGAAATTGGGACACCAGGCCCATGTGGCGGAAACAGCGGAAAAAGCCATGGAATGGTTGGCTACGCATCAGCCACCGGATTTGATTGTCCTCGATATTGTGATGCCAGGGGCCAATGGCTTTGAACTCTGCCGCGAAGTACGGGCGAATTCCCTCCTCAAGACGGTGCCGATTATCTTTTGCTCCTCTAAGGATCAGGACTTTGATCGTTTTTGGGCGTTGCGTCAGGGGGGGAATGCCTACATTACGAAACCCTTTGAACCGGAAGATTTAATTGAAACCATTAACGAGTACTTACCTCCCTTGCCTCAATGA
- a CDS encoding type IV pilin-like G/H family protein, with the protein MSPYRSNLPWFYRSLLTCKGLTLIELLVVVIIIAILGAIALPSMLNQAIKARESQAKTNIGAVNRAQQAYRLANPTFTDDLASLQIGFSDTPDYEYQISHADSDYAQFQATPERAELKAFTGCTYATYTTLTTTQILEAAPSGSSTASPPACPDPTP; encoded by the coding sequence ATGTCTCCCTATCGTTCTAACCTGCCTTGGTTCTATCGATCGCTCCTTACCTGCAAAGGCCTAACCCTCATTGAACTACTCGTTGTTGTCATTATTATCGCTATCTTGGGGGCGATCGCCCTTCCCTCGATGTTGAATCAGGCCATTAAAGCCCGCGAGTCCCAAGCCAAAACCAATATCGGTGCAGTTAACCGTGCCCAACAGGCCTACCGCTTGGCAAATCCAACCTTCACCGACGACCTAGCAAGTTTACAAATCGGCTTTAGTGATACACCCGACTATGAGTATCAAATCAGCCATGCCGACAGTGACTATGCTCAATTCCAAGCCACCCCTGAGCGAGCAGAATTAAAGGCATTTACAGGTTGTACCTACGCGACGTATACAACATTGACCACAACCCAAATTTTAGAAGCTGCTCCCTCTGGTTCAAGCACAGCATCACCACCGGCCTGTCCCGATCCCACCCCCTGA